A DNA window from Vigna angularis cultivar LongXiaoDou No.4 chromosome 1, ASM1680809v1, whole genome shotgun sequence contains the following coding sequences:
- the LOC108326126 gene encoding uncharacterized protein LOC108326126 has product MSIDATRWCNLPVEFHPLPGEESSSGVSKNVVRYFSKSIKILCSSNGLVLCSVASENDVKIFIINPVTKSCLPIPTHEHLQNNSLYDDKIGFVCDSDSNIMIYQFIDNLDEWCSDFDCKVYKEGVWKARERFSTGGRNLRFDMPVHHKGVIHVISDCSPYLTRNNPYFRPYIMSYNFEDGNSRLLRVPKEARKGSHDKSCKMGIFKWGKVTDSDQSICLVRLRKKVFTVWVLTKYETSLWRRILKIRVRAMGLLENDSSQITVKSFIVLNGQLLVFATQNKVYVYCLRDKRIHRFWNHESEFNFLRFTPFKDTLCKCEIGTKNVSLPIHL; this is encoded by the coding sequence ATGTCCATCGATGCAACTCGATGGTGCAATCTTCCAGTTGAATTTCACCCCTTGCCTGGAGAAGAATCATCATCAGGTGTGTCTAAAAATGTTGTAAGATATTTTTCCAAGAGCATCAAGATTTTATGTTCAAGCAATGGCTTGGTTCTTTGTTCTGTGGCAAGTGAGAATGACGTAAAGATTTTCATCATCAACCCAGTAACAAAATCTTGCTTACCTATTCCAACTCATGAACACCTTCAAAATAACAGTTTATATGATGATAAGATTGGTTTTGTATGTGACTCTGATAGTAATATTATGATATAtcaatttattgataatttagaTGAGTGGTGTTCAGATTTTGACTGTAAAGTGTATAAGGAGGGAGTGTGGAAAGCAAGAGAAAGATTTTCCACTGGTGGTAGAAATTTAAGATTTGATATGCCTGTGCATCACAAAGGAGTTATTCACGTCATATCAGATTGTTCTCCTTACTTAACAAGAAACAACCCTTATTTTAGACCCTACATCATGTCATACAATTTTGAGGATGGTAACTCAAGACTGTTGAGGGTGCCCAAAGAAGCAAGAAAGGGTTCTCATGATAAAAGCTGTAAAATGGGAATTTTCAAATGGGGAAAAGTGACTGATTCAGATCAATCTATCTGTTTGGTGAGATTGAGAAAGAAAGTATTTACTGTATGGGTTTTGACAAAGTATGAAACAAGTCTGTGGAGAAGGATTTTAAAGATAAGAGTGAGGGCAATGGGACTGCTGGAGAATGATTCTTCTCAAATAACAGTAAAAAGTTTTATAGTATTAAATGGACAACTTTTGGTGTTTGCTACGCAGAACAAGGTTTACGTATATTGCTTGAGGGATAAAAGAATTCATAGATTTTGGAATCATGAATCTGAGTTCAACTTTTTGCGCTTCACTCCTTTCAAGGATACCTTGTGCAAGTGTGAGATTGGAACCAAAAATGTATCTCTACCTATACATCtgtaa
- the LOC108324015 gene encoding uncharacterized protein LOC108324015: MAKRSSHALVIAVIALFWARACTAKESVYDVLPKFGLPSGLLPDTVTDYTLDEDGQFVVVLAKPCYIQFEYLVYYDKKITGKLSYGSITNLKGIEVQRLLLWFNVDEIRVDLPPSNSIYFQVGIINKKLNVDQFKTVHSCRKSLSSSSPCAQRRIKLPAPVDEIPMLLTE, from the exons ATGGCAAAACGGTCGTCACACGCGCTCGTCATAGCTGTGATCGCTCTGTTCTGGGCGCGTGCATGCACGGCGAAGGAGAGCGTGTACGACGTGCTCCCCAAGTTTGGGCTCCCCAGTGGTCTGTTACCGGACACCGTCACCGACTACACGCTCGACGAGGACGGTCAATTCGTCGTCGTTTTGGCGAAGCCCTGCTACATACAGTTTGAGTACCTTGTTTACTACGACAAAAAAATCACCGGCAAACTCAGCTACGGCTCCATCACGAATCTGAAGGGCATCGAGGTGCAGCGCCTTCTCCTCTGGTTCAACGTCGACGAGATCAGGGTCGATTTGCCCCCTTCCAACAGCATCTACTTCCAGGTCGGCATCATCAACAAGAAACTCAACGTTGACCAGTTCAAGACCGTTCATTCCTGCCGCAAATCACTCTCCTCCTCTTCTCCTTGCGCTCAACGCCGAATTAAG CTTCCTGCCCCGGTAGATGAAATTCCAATGCTTCTGACAGAGTAG
- the LOC108332521 gene encoding non-specific lipid transfer protein GPI-anchored 14, giving the protein MASTNLILSSILLLLLVGFATSDINQDRADCTDKLVGLVGCLTYASGEASAPTMDCCSGLKQVIDKSKRCLCVLIKDRDDPSLGLKINVTLALKLPEVCKTPTNITQCVDLLHLQPNSPDAKVFEGFDKAQTNKTSPSSGPAGSATGTPSSGANKKYGGWGKKWVVTEVVCGILPLVFVSNLVLLMV; this is encoded by the exons atggcTTCAACCAATCTAATACTCTCCTCAATCCTGTTGCTCCTTTTGGTCGGTTTTGCAACCTCCGATATTAACCAAGACAGAGCAGATTGTACGGACAAACTCGTTGGTCTCGTTGGTTGTCTCACCTACGCCAGTGGCGAAGCCTCAGCCCCCACCATGGATTGTTGCTCTGGTCTTAAACAAGTTATCGACAAGAGCAAGAGGTGCCTCTGCGTCCTCATCAAGGATCGTGATGACCCAAGTCTTGGCCTCAAGATCAACGTTACCCTCGCTCTTAAACTCCCAGAAGTTTGCAAAACACCCACTAACATAACTCAGTGTGTCG ATCTTTTGCATTTGCAACCTAACTCCCCCGACGCTAAGGTGTTTGAAGGCTTTGACAAAGCCCAGACCAACAAAACTAGCCCTTCTTCGGGCCCTGCTG GTTCTGCAACGGGAACACCATCAAGTGGTGCGAACAAGAAATATGGAGGGTGGGGAAAGAAGTGGGTGGTGACAGAAGTGGTATGTGGAATTTTACCCTTAGTGTTTGTATCCAATTTGGTGTTGTTGATGGTTtga